The Triticum aestivum cultivar Chinese Spring chromosome 3A, IWGSC CS RefSeq v2.1, whole genome shotgun sequence genome includes a region encoding these proteins:
- the LOC123063730 gene encoding soluble inorganic pyrophosphatase 4, with protein sequence MVEAIKREAEYPLITTPQLISVHSTAEKHSSILLNAKSLPPIRSSASLAATSIPSMAPSQEVAPPAAAITKDPSTNGNGNGNGNGTAAPAPKTKTPALNERILSSITRRSVAAHPWHDLEIGPDAPTIFNCVIEIPKGSKVKYELDKKTGLIKVDRVLYSSVVYPHNYGFIPRTLCDDSDPIDVLVIMQEPVVPGCFLRAKAIGLMPMIDQGEADDKIIAVCADDPEYRHFNDIKELPPHRLAEIRRFFEDYKKNENKEVAVNDFLPSEDAYEAIQHSMDLYATYICEGLRR encoded by the exons ATGGTGGAGGCTATAAAAAGGGAGGCAGAGTATCCTCTCATCACCACACCACAGCTGATCTCAGTCCACAGCACAGCAGAGAAGCATTCTTCCATTCTACTCAACGCAAAGTCCCTCCCTCCG ATCAGATCGAGCGCTAGCCTCGCCGCAACATCCATCCCATCCATGGCCCCCTCCCAAGAAGTCGCGCCCCCTGCCGCCGCCATCACCAAGGACCCATCCACCAacggcaacggcaacggcaacggcaacGGCACAGCCGCACCCGCCCCCAAGACCAAGACGCCGGCGCTGAACGAGCGGATCCTCTCCTCCATCACCCGCCGCTCCGTCGCCGCCCACCCGTGGCACGACCTGGAGATCGGCCCCGACGCGCCCACAATCTTCAACTGCGTGATCGAGATCCCCAAGGGGAGCAAGGTCAAGTACGAGCTGGACAAGAAGACGGGGCTCATCAAGGTGGACCGCGTGCTCTACTCCTCCGTCGTCTACCCGCACAACTACGGCTTCATCCCGCGCACCCTCTGCGACGACTCCGACCCCATCGACGTCCTCGTCATCATGCAGGAGCCCGTCGTCCCGGGGTGCTTCCTCCGCGCCAAGGCCATCGGACTCATGCCCATGATCGACCAGGGCGAGGCCGACGACAAGATCATCGCCGTCTGCGCCGACGACCCCGAGTACCGCCACTTCAACGACATCAAGGAGctcccgccccaccgcctcgccgagatCAGGCGCTTCTTCGAGGACT ACAAGAAGAACGAGAACAAGGAGGTGGCCGTCAACGACTTCCTGCCGTCAGAGGACGCCTACGAGGCCATCCAGCACTCCAT GGATCTCTATGCCACCTACATTTGCGAGGGCCTGAGAAGGTAG